In Segatella copri, the DNA window CAAGGTCATTGTACATTTGGGGATGTGACAGTGGAACTTTGCAAAAAGTTCAGAGAGTATCTTCTGAATGCAAATCAGTTGAATCGAACAAAACAAAAGGTATCTCTCAACTCTGCAGCAGGTTACTACTCTACTTTCCGTGGTCTCTTAAAAATCGCCTATCGTGACAAGTGGCTGCGTGAGAACATCAATGACTATCTGGACAAGATTGAGCCACAAGATGTAAAGAAGGAGTTTCTTACCCTCGATGAAGTAAAGCAGTTGGCAGCTACTCCTTGCGATATACCTGTACTGAAGTCTGCCTCCCTCTTTGCTTGCCTCACAGGATTGCGAATCAGCGACATCTTAAAATTGCGTTGGGAAGACTTCGAGATAGCTCCCGACCAAGGCTATTGCTTGCGTATTCGTACCCAGAAAACTCAGACCGAGGCAACCTTACCTATCAGCAACGAGGCATACGAACTATGTGGTGAACCAAGCACGGGTATCGTGTTCAAGGGATTGAAGCGCAGCATGATTAACCATCCCCTTAAAGCATGGTTGAAGAAGGCAGGAATCACCAAGCCATTTTCATTCCATTGCTTCCGGCACTCGTATGCAACAATCCAAATCGCCTTAGGCACAGATATTTACACGGTTTCGAAGATGCTCACCCATAAGAATGTAAGCACAACACAGATATATGCCGACCTCGTGAACGCAAAGAAAAGAGAGACAGCAAATAAGATTTCTCTTAAATAAATCCATTGCATTCATTTCATGGTGCCCGATATTGAAAAAATGTTCAATATCGGGCTTTTTAGTTAAAGGCTCCTAAAAGTTTTACGTGAGTCACGCGTGACTCACGTGTCTGTTTCTGCAGTTTTTCCTATTTTTGCACCACAAATGATTAATAATACGCAATATGAAACAGTTTAAAAAAGAATTTTTGACACAGCATTTATTGGTTTTGTGTGCAATGTCTATCATTGGTGCACTTGTTCGCAACGAAGCTATGCAATATGGTGTAGACACCTTTAGCTGCAACTTGACGTTCGTTATCTCAACCACCGTACTGATGGTTGTTTATCTCCATGCATTAGATAGTATCGTACGATTGCTTGCCCCATGGTTTAAGCATATCTTTTGTAATACAGTAAACAATACAGAAAGAAAGCGTCTGTCTTCTATTGTCATCAATGAAACAAATACATATGATGAGGGAGAAAAGCTAAATCTGGAAGATGTAACTTTCGTCTATGCAGACGAAGCCTCTTCTTGTATTACAAGCTATGAACAGTTGAGACAGGAAGCATTGGAAGACAAAGCCAAAAAGGAAAAGGTCTTGTTAAACTCAGCTATCGATTATACCAGAAGAACTTTTGCTGCCTACATGAAAGAGGAGCATTTGAACCAACTTTGTGACAACATCGCTATTTTCCAATGTTGTGCCTCTACACACATGAGACATCATTCATTGATTGTTGATAAGGCTATTCGTACTATAGACTTAATGCATTATGCTTGGAATATAGGAAACCTTTTCAAGAAGAAAGGCATTGATACAGCAACCTTTATAAAACAAGTTTTTGCTGATGCGCTGGTTGATGTGGAAATATCCACTATTATAAGGAAGTTAAGAATGGAAGGTACCTGCATCATAGAATTACTACCAAGCTTAGATGTTCAAGGCGGAATCAAGACACATTATTGTTACTGATAAGCATTGAGCGGTTTTTCAGAGGTTATATCTCAGTGATATTTATCTCCATTACATAACTCATTTACTTTGTACCCGAATAATAAAAATGAACAGATATGATAAATGAAAGTATCACCTTTGATAAGTTACCACAAGCGGTATCTTATTTAACAGAACAAGTTATCGAGTTGAAGCAAATGGTATCAGCACTTCAACCTATATCATCAGCAAATAACCATATATTGGTTGAGATTGATGAGGCTGCTATTATTATTATGAAGTCGAAGCCAACCATTTATCGATTGGTTAACCAAGGCATTCTGCCATCCTATAAAAAAGGTAAGAAGCTATATTTCTATAAGGATGAGCTGCTTGCATGGATTGAGAATGGTCGAAAAGCTACCAAGGAGCAGAACCATTCTGAAATGCTAAAAGCCATGCAAGGAGGAATGAAGCGCAAACCCAAGTCAATGTATAATTTTTAACTCTATGCCAAATGACAGCTTTAAATAACAATAAGGAAACTTCCATCAATCCAATGATTATCATGGATAAGGCTATTGATATGAGTACTCGCCTATCAGGAAGCCAGTTTCCCGTAAGCATCTTTCCTGCCAAGATTCAGAGAATCATCAAGGAGGTACACGAATGCCACAGTTTTCCTACCGACTATATATCAGCAGCCATACTCACTGCATTGGCTGTTGGTATCGGCAACACGCACTTGGCACAGATGAAACAAGGTTGGCTTGAAAGTCCTATCTTATACATGGCTCTTATCGGAAGACCAGGAGCCAACAAGAGCCACCCACTTAGCTTCGCTATGAAGCCATTCCTCGATTACGACTATGAGCAAAACAAGTTGTTCGAGGAGCAATACAGTAAGTTTGAGGAAAAAATGTGCATGTCTCGCAAGGAACGCATTGAAAATGGAGAGGATGGATTTCCGCAAGAACCTGTACGCAAACGTTTCTTGGTCTCTGATGTCACACCAGAAGGCTTGAGCTATATTCATGCGCAGAACAAGAGGGGTTTGTGCCTATGGACAGACGAGCTATCTGCATGGTTCAAGAACTTCAACCGCTATAACAATGGTTCAGAGGAACAGTTCTGGCTATCTGTCTTTAGCGCCAAGACAACCATATCAGACAGAAGAAGTTCCAAGAGTTCCATTTTCATTAAACGCCCCTATATCTCAGTAATCGGAACCATCCAAAAGAAGATACTTAGTGAGTTGGCGAAAGGCGAACGCTCCAACAACGGCTTCATCGATCGCATTTTGTTCGTCATGCCTAACCTTCAGCAGAAAGCGAGATGGAGTGACCGAGAGTTGCCCGATAATATAGAGCGAGATTGGCAAACCATCATTCAACACCTTATTGATATGGAGTGTCCAATAAATGAGCAACAGGAAATCGAGCCTCATGTCTTATCATTCACTGAAGAAGCTAAGGCAAGGCTCTATGAATGGCAGCATCATTTCTCCGAGCAATGCGACAATGAAACAAATGATACCATTGTCAGCATCTATTGCAAATTGGAGATATACATCATCCGTTTCTGTCTGATTATTCAATTGGCACGATGGACATGTGGAGAATGTGATAAGGAAGCCATCGACCTGCTGAGTGTAGAGCGAGCCATCCGATTGACAGATTATTTCAAGAACTCTGCCATATCAGTACAAAATATCCTCAACGAGAATATGCTCACCGCTCAACAACAAGCAATCGTCAACCATCTTCCTGCAACATTCACCACGGCCCAGGCTCATGATGTCGCCAAAGAGAACGACATGAAGTCAAGGACATTGGAAAGATTTCTGAATGATAACATCGGAGTCCTATTTCGCAAAGAGAAGCATGGGGAATATTCAAAGATTAACTCGTGACGGTATTGTCGGTTTTGTCGCTTTTGGCGGTTTTAATACCAAAAGCGACAAAACCGACAGAACCGCCACATAAAAAAGAAATGAAATGAGTACACATAGATTCATATTAGAGCCATACAAAGGCATCGCTACCCGACATACATGTCCAGAATGTCATAAGAAACGTAGCTTCGCCCGATATATTGACACAGAAGGGAAGATTGAGTTTCCTCCCTACGTGGGTCGTTGCAACCATGAGCAAAGTTGTGGTTATCACTTCACTCCCAAGGATTTTTTTGAGAAGAATCCTGAGAAGAATGAGACATTCACAAAGGATGAGACTATTTCATATAAGAAGAGAGAAATGCTGAAGCCATTACCCACTTCTTATATAGACGAGAACATCATGCGAAGTTCTCAGAAATGTTATGAGGCAAACAACCTTTTCTTGTTTTTATCTTCTCAATTCGGTGAAACAGCTACTCTTTCTTTGATGGAGAAATATCATATCGGAACTTCCAAACACTGGACTGGTGCCACGGTATTTTGGCAAGTTGACAATCAAGGCAAGGTGAGAACTGGTAAGGTAATGCTCTATAATCCTGAGACAGGTAAGCGAGTAAAAGAACCATACAGCCATATTTCATGGGTACACTCGCTTATCCCCCACAAGGATTTCAATCTCTGTCAATGCTTCTTTGGTGAGCATCTTATCAATGTAGCCAAGACCAAGCCTATAGCATTGGTTGAAAGTGAGAAGACAGCCTTGATAGCCTCCTACTATCTTCCTCAATTCTTATGGATAGCAAGTGGTGGTAAGAATGGTTGCTTTAACACGAAGTCGTTATCTGTTCTGAAAAACAGAGATGTGGTCTTATTCCCTGATTTGGGAGCGACAACAGTTTGGCAAGATAAGCTGCCAATGATGCAAGCTCTCGGCATCCGTGCAACGCTTTTCGACTTTTTAGAGCATCAAGCCTGTGAAGAAGATAAAGCTAAAGGCTTGGACATTGCTGATTATTTGCTCAAAATCAAGCCTGCAGAAGCAAAACTTCAAGCCCTCATCAAACAGAATCCTGCCATTCGGAAGTTGATAGATGTCTTCAAACTCGAAATTGTTGACGAGCCTCAACCACGTTTCCGCACTCCTAAAAGTCAACGTGGTTTCAGACTCTGAGATGATTTGAAAAATCGAGGTATCTGACGATAGCAAGTTATGTTTTGAGTTACTCAAAACCTTTCGAGTTACTCTCGAAAGCACTTGCCTATCGGTAGATACCTCTCCAAAGTCGAGTATCTGAATCAACCTATCGGTAAGCAGAGAATTGCATATATGATGACTTACTGTCGTATAGATTCATTGATTTACTGTCGTATATATATGCATGTCATATGATAAAACGTTTTACATGGAATGAGTAGAAAAAGCCAATTTTTTCTTTCTACTATATATGTCATCGATTAATGATTCCTATTCTTGCGACAACTCCCAAGGCATACACCTACTATATGAAGATAAAGGCATTTGCTTGCCATCATACTCTTGTACGATTTGTTTGCGAAATAAAAGTCCAGAGTCATGTTCTTCCCACTTTATGCCCGTCACATAAGCCTTACCTTCTATCATTTTGATACCTATTGTATAATAAATCTTGTACCCATTACCATCACCATATGAAAGAATGAAGTCACTGCGTTCTACAAAATCCGTAGTTTTGTCTTTCCATGGTTTAACCAGCATTTCATATGGTAACCACCCTCCAGTAGGCTCTCCATTGCCTATCACATTATCATAAACCTCCTGTTTATTTTTATACTCAACAAGCAAGAGACGATCAGAGCAAATCGGAGGTAT includes these proteins:
- a CDS encoding site-specific integrase gives rise to the protein MVNTCTRVSLRQRAIKNDRISLYLDFYPPVRNPETMQMSRREYLGIYIYAHPKNEMEREFNTDMLNKAEAIRCIRTQSLINEEFGFLDKTRQKADFLAYFEKMTHKKDDKWTCVYKHFFKFVQGHCTFGDVTVELCKKFREYLLNANQLNRTKQKVSLNSAAGYYSTFRGLLKIAYRDKWLRENINDYLDKIEPQDVKKEFLTLDEVKQLAATPCDIPVLKSASLFACLTGLRISDILKLRWEDFEIAPDQGYCLRIRTQKTQTEATLPISNEAYELCGEPSTGIVFKGLKRSMINHPLKAWLKKAGITKPFSFHCFRHSYATIQIALGTDIYTVSKMLTHKNVSTTQIYADLVNAKKRETANKISLK
- a CDS encoding helix-turn-helix domain-containing protein, encoding MINESITFDKLPQAVSYLTEQVIELKQMVSALQPISSANNHILVEIDEAAIIIMKSKPTIYRLVNQGILPSYKKGKKLYFYKDELLAWIENGRKATKEQNHSEMLKAMQGGMKRKPKSMYNF
- a CDS encoding YfjI family protein, coding for MTALNNNKETSINPMIIMDKAIDMSTRLSGSQFPVSIFPAKIQRIIKEVHECHSFPTDYISAAILTALAVGIGNTHLAQMKQGWLESPILYMALIGRPGANKSHPLSFAMKPFLDYDYEQNKLFEEQYSKFEEKMCMSRKERIENGEDGFPQEPVRKRFLVSDVTPEGLSYIHAQNKRGLCLWTDELSAWFKNFNRYNNGSEEQFWLSVFSAKTTISDRRSSKSSIFIKRPYISVIGTIQKKILSELAKGERSNNGFIDRILFVMPNLQQKARWSDRELPDNIERDWQTIIQHLIDMECPINEQQEIEPHVLSFTEEAKARLYEWQHHFSEQCDNETNDTIVSIYCKLEIYIIRFCLIIQLARWTCGECDKEAIDLLSVERAIRLTDYFKNSAISVQNILNENMLTAQQQAIVNHLPATFTTAQAHDVAKENDMKSRTLERFLNDNIGVLFRKEKHGEYSKINS
- a CDS encoding DUF6371 domain-containing protein, coding for MSTHRFILEPYKGIATRHTCPECHKKRSFARYIDTEGKIEFPPYVGRCNHEQSCGYHFTPKDFFEKNPEKNETFTKDETISYKKREMLKPLPTSYIDENIMRSSQKCYEANNLFLFLSSQFGETATLSLMEKYHIGTSKHWTGATVFWQVDNQGKVRTGKVMLYNPETGKRVKEPYSHISWVHSLIPHKDFNLCQCFFGEHLINVAKTKPIALVESEKTALIASYYLPQFLWIASGGKNGCFNTKSLSVLKNRDVVLFPDLGATTVWQDKLPMMQALGIRATLFDFLEHQACEEDKAKGLDIADYLLKIKPAEAKLQALIKQNPAIRKLIDVFKLEIVDEPQPRFRTPKSQRGFRL